The Amycolatopsis methanolica 239 nucleotide sequence TGCACGTTCGCGGTGAGCGGGAGCCCTGCCATGTACCGCACGGCTTCCGCGACGTGTCTCACGTCGAAGGTGGGTTCGGGCAGCTCACGACCGTCCGCCTGGCGTGCGCCCCTGGCGATTCCCGCCGTCATCTCGGTCGCCGCGTTGCCGATGTCGATTTGGCCACACGCGATGTCGTACGGACGGCCGTCCAGCGACAGCGACTTCGTCAGCCCGGTGATGGCGTGCTTCGTCGCGGTGTAGGCGGCGCTGCCGGGTCGCGGGGCGTGCGCGGAGATGGATCCGTTGTTGATGATGCGGCCACCGCGCGGGTCCTGGCGCTTCATGATCCGGAAGGCCTCCCGCGCGCACAGGAACGCGCCGGTCAGGTTCACCGCCACCGTCTGCTGCCACGCCTCGACCGGGATCTCGTCCGGGTCGCCCGCCGGGCCGAAGGTGCCCGCGTTGTTGAACAACACGTCCACCCGGCCCCAGCGGTCCGCGACCGCCTCGAACAGCGCGCTGACCTGGGCGGGGTCGGCGACGTCGGCCGGGTGCACGAGGGCGTCCGGCGCACCCGCGGCCGTCTCCGACAGCGCGGCGGCTCTGCGGCCGGCCAGTGCGACGCGGTAGCCGGCACCCAGCAGCGCCTGCGCCACGTGCCGTCCGATGCCCGAACCGGCGCCCGTCACGATGGCGACCCCACCCATGCGCACCTCCCGCTCGACCCCGGCCCCGCGGCCGGCCCGCTAGACAGTCAACACGACCTTGCCACGTCCGTGCCCGGTCTCGATCTCCCGGTGCGCATCGGCCGCCTCGCCCAAACGGTACGTGCGCCGCACCAGGAAGCTCAGCTCGCCCCGGTCGTACAGGCGGGCCAGCTCGGCCAGCCGGTCCGCCGACCGCTGCCCGCGCACCAGCTGCACCCCGAGCGACTCCGCCCGATCGTGGTCCACCAACGTCACCACGCGACGCCGCTCCTTCACCAGTGCGAGTGAAAGATCAAGCGCGACACCACCCGCGCCGTCCAGGACCGCATGCACCCCGCCGGGTGAAAGCGCTCGCAACCGGTCCTCCAAGCCGTCGCCGTAGACGACCGGCGTCGCGCCGAGCGAACGCACGTAGTCCTGGTTCGCCTCGCTCGCGGTGCCGATCACGGACGCGCCCCACAGCCGTGCCAGCTGGACCGCCGCGGTGCCGACCGAACCCGCCGCGGCGTGCACCAGGACCGTGTCCCCCGGCCCGACCCCGAGCTGCCGCAAGGCCAGGTACGCCGTCTGCGCCCCGGCGGTGAACCCGCCCGCGACGGTCCACGGCATGCGTGCCGGCTTGGCGGTGATCTGGTCCTGCCCCACCACCACGGACTCGGCGTAGCAGCCCAGCACGTTGAAGCCGAGCACCTCGTCGCCGACCGACCACGCGGCCCCGTCCCCGACCTGGTCCACCACGCCGGCGAACTCGTTGCCGGGTATCCGCGGCCACGTCAGCCCCGTCGCGTACGGCGGTTCCCAGCCGGCCCGCACCGCCGCGTCGAACGGCTGCACACCCGCCGCCCGCACGCGGACCCGGACCTGTCCCGGACCCGCCTGCGGGTCCGGGACGTCGATGGCGCGCAGAACCTCCGGGCCACCTGGCTCGGTGAATGCCGCTGCCTTCATGAGGTGCCTCCTCGATCTCGACCTGCGAGATCAACGGTGGCACCTCCAGTTAACTGGAGGTCAACCTCAGAAGTTGATCATGTGCCCGGCGAGACCGTGGATGGCCTCCTTGACCGCCTCGCCGAGGGTCGGGTGCGCGTGCACGTTGCGGGCCACCTCGTGCACCGTCAGGTCCCACTGCTGCGCCAGCGTCAGCTCGGGCAGCAGCTCGGTCACGTCCGGGCCGATCAGGTGCGCGCCGAGCAGCTCGCCGTACTTGGCGTCGGACAGGATCTTCACGAAGCCACCCGCGTCGGCGAGGCCGTGGGCCTTGCCGTTCGCGGTGAACGGGAACTTGGCGACCTGCACGTCGTAGCCCTGCTCGCGCGCCTGCGCCTCGGTCAGGCCGAAGCTCGCGACCTGCGGCTGGCAGTACGTCGCGCGCGGGATCATCGTGTAGTCGAGCTCCATGGTCTCCGCGCCGCCGATCGTCTCGGCCGCCACGATGCCCATCGACTCGGCCGCGTGGGCCAGCATCAGCTTCGCGGTGACGTCGCCGATCGCGAAGATGTGCGGCACGTTCGTGCGGCAGCGGCCGTCGACCGCGATGGCGCCGCGCTCGGTCAGCTCGACGCCGGTGTTCTCCAGCCCGTAGCCCTCGACGCGCGGCTGGAAGCCGATCGCCTGCAGCACCTTGTCGGCCTCCAGCGTCTGCTGGTTGCCGCCGCTGGACACGGTGACCTTGACCTTGGCGCCGCTGTCGTCGATGCTCTCGACCTTCGTGCCGGTCAGGACCTTGATGCCGAGCTTCTTGTAGCGCTTGGCCAGCTCCTTGGACACGTCGGCGTCCTCGAGCGGCACCATGCGGTCCAGGAACTCCACGATCGTCACGTCGACGCCGTAG carries:
- a CDS encoding SDR family oxidoreductase gives rise to the protein MGGVAIVTGAGSGIGRHVAQALLGAGYRVALAGRRAAALSETAAGAPDALVHPADVADPAQVSALFEAVADRWGRVDVLFNNAGTFGPAGDPDEIPVEAWQQTVAVNLTGAFLCAREAFRIMKRQDPRGGRIINNGSISAHAPRPGSAAYTATKHAITGLTKSLSLDGRPYDIACGQIDIGNAATEMTAGIARGARQADGRELPEPTFDVRHVAEAVRYMAGLPLTANVQFMTVTATKMPFIGRG
- the lpdA gene encoding dihydrolipoyl dehydrogenase, with product MSAHFDVVVLGAGPGGYVAAIRASQLGLKTAIVEEKYWGGVCLNVGCIPSKALLRNAELAHLVTKEAKTFGISSDGPITFDYGAAFDRSRSVADGRVKGVHFLMKKNNIQEFTGRGKFTDAHTIEVTGENGVETVTFDHCIIAAGATTKLLPGTQLSERVVTYEEQILSRDLPGSIIIAGAGAIGVEFAYVMHNYGVDVTIVEFLDRMVPLEDADVSKELAKRYKKLGIKVLTGTKVESIDDSGAKVKVTVSSGGNQQTLEADKVLQAIGFQPRVEGYGLENTGVELTERGAIAVDGRCRTNVPHIFAIGDVTAKLMLAHAAESMGIVAAETIGGAETMELDYTMIPRATYCQPQVASFGLTEAQAREQGYDVQVAKFPFTANGKAHGLADAGGFVKILSDAKYGELLGAHLIGPDVTELLPELTLAQQWDLTVHEVARNVHAHPTLGEAVKEAIHGLAGHMINF
- a CDS encoding NADP-dependent oxidoreductase; translation: MKAAAFTEPGGPEVLRAIDVPDPQAGPGQVRVRVRAAGVQPFDAAVRAGWEPPYATGLTWPRIPGNEFAGVVDQVGDGAAWSVGDEVLGFNVLGCYAESVVVGQDQITAKPARMPWTVAGGFTAGAQTAYLALRQLGVGPGDTVLVHAAAGSVGTAAVQLARLWGASVIGTASEANQDYVRSLGATPVVYGDGLEDRLRALSPGGVHAVLDGAGGVALDLSLALVKERRRVVTLVDHDRAESLGVQLVRGQRSADRLAELARLYDRGELSFLVRRTYRLGEAADAHREIETGHGRGKVVLTV